The following are encoded in a window of Pectinophora gossypiella chromosome 8, ilPecGoss1.1, whole genome shotgun sequence genomic DNA:
- the LOC126369098 gene encoding uncharacterized protein LOC126369098, which produces MKIFTTVILLVYYLNFAYPGKVPAEVIAHLGVRSEPASPITPEALKDDTEQVESTLARKGRSGRLPGEVIATLNKKRSVNPPAGQRSDLLGRRKRNIPAFDITPEALEDDTVQVESTLARKGRSGRLPGDVIATLNRKRSVNPPVGQKSDLLGRKKRSVPAFDITPEALKEDTEQVESTLARKGRSGRLPGEVIATLNKKRSVNPPVGQKSDLLGRRKRSVLAFDITPEALKDDTEQVESTLARKERSGRLPGDVIATLNRKRSVNPPVGQKSDLLGRRKRNIPAFALTSEALKDDTQQVGSTLTRKGRSGRLPGDVIATLNRKRSVNPPVGQKSDLLGRRKRSVPAFDITPEALKEDTEQVESTFTREARSGRLPGDVIATLNKKRSVNPSVRQKILLSGRKKRSVPTFDITPEEFKEDTDPKPYYDLNEAPKLFENFIKDFNKKYKDEEDRKKHYEYFVQNLKDINALNSGSDMSLSGTFGINQFADQPEEAAPEDNGWGKLE; this is translated from the coding sequence ATGAAGATTTTTACAACAGTGATATTGTTAGTGTACTATTTAAACTTCGCTTATCCGGGGAAAGTACCCGCTGAAGTTATTGCACATCTAGGCGTAAGAAGCGAACCAGCATCTCCTATAACACCAGAAGCCTTAAAAGATGATACAGAGCAAGTCGAAAGTACCCTAGCCCGTAAAGGAAGAAGCGGAAGATTACCTGGAGAGGTGATAGCCAcccttaataaaaaaagaagcgtAAACCCACCAGCAGGCCAGAGATCCGACCTTTTAGGTCGTAGAAAACGAAACATACCAGCGTTTGATATAACACCAGAGGCGTTAGAAGATGATACAGTGCAAGTCGAAAGCACCCTAGCCCGTAAAGGAAGAAGCGGAAGATTACCTGGAGATGTGATAGCCACCCTCAATAGAAAAAGAAGCGTAAACCCACCAGTAGGCCAGAAATCCGATCTTTTAGGCCGTAAAAAACGAAGCGTACCAGCGTTTGATATAACACCAGAAGCGTTAAAAGAAGATACAGAGCAAGTCGAAAGCACCCTAGCCCGTAAAGGAAGAAGCGGAAGATTACCTGGAGAGGTGATAGCCACcctcaataaaaaaagaagcgTAAACCCACCAGTAGGCCAGAAATCCGACCTTTTAGGCCGTAGAAAACGAAGCGTACTAGCGTTTGATATAACACCAGAAGCGTTAAAAGACGATACAGAGCAAGTCGAAAGCACCCTAGCCCGTAAAGAAAGGAGCGGTAGATTACCTGGAGATGTGATAGCCACCCTCAATAGAAAAAGAAGCGTAAACCCACCAGTAGGCCAGAAATCCGACCTTTTAGGCCGTAGAAAACGAAACATACCTGCATTTGCTCTAACATCAGAAGCGTTAAAAGATGATACTCAGCAAGTCGGAAGCACTCTTACCCGTAAAGGAAGAAGTGGAAGATTACCTGGAGATGTGATAGCCACCCTCAATAGAAAAAGAAGCGTAAACCCACCAGTAGGCCAGAAATCCGACCTTTTAGGCCGTAGAAAACGAAGCGTACCAGCGTTTGATATAACACCAGAAGCGTTAAAAGAGGATACAGAGCAAGTCGAAAGCACTTTTACCCGTGAAGCAAGAAGCGGAAGATTACCTGGAGATGTGATAGCCACcctcaataaaaaaagaagcgTAAACCCATCAGTACGCCAGAAAATCCTACTATCAGGCCGTAAAAAACGAAGCGTACCAACATTTGATATAACACCAGAAGAATTTAAAGAGGATACAGATCCTAAACCTTACTACGATTTAAATGAAGCTCCAAAACTGTTCGAGAATTTCATAAAGGACttcaacaaaaaatacaaagatgAGGAAGACCGTAAGAAACATTATGAGTATTTCGTACAGAATTTGAAAGATATTAATGCGTTGAATTCAGGGTCTGATATGAGCTTATCAGGAACTTTTGGAATCAATCAGTTTGCCGATCAGCCTGAGGAGGCAGCCCCTGAAGACAACGGATGGGGGAAACTGGAGTAA